A DNA window from Choloepus didactylus isolate mChoDid1 chromosome 9, mChoDid1.pri, whole genome shotgun sequence contains the following coding sequences:
- the FEV gene encoding LOW QUALITY PROTEIN: protein FEV (The sequence of the model RefSeq protein was modified relative to this genomic sequence to represent the inferred CDS: inserted 7 bases in 6 codons; deleted 7 bases in 5 codons; substituted 3 bases at 3 genomic stop codons) yields MAAEGRLLALGLIFSQHPSLACPSRARKPYNYQETLVHLETMLKETFLPGVKEAEKNRAPGLCQSARPRPIPRASPGLRGAGDCRLGASLPDPHPPXHTRAAPSRQAPPDPALSSFPSHPLXPRAEIGAPERKAXRAPPIAPSLPSPLPTAQSPAAMRQSGAXQPLLINMYLPDPVGEGLLFKEGKSPGWGSLSPAVQERQRADPAWQXFLLELLADRXNAGCIAWEGGHGEFRLTEPGRGVARRXGELKSKPNMNYDXLSRALRYYYEKKIMSKVHGKRYAYRFDFQGLAQACQPPRTRTPMPRPRAAAAAAAQDGALYKLPAGLAPLPXPGLSKLNLMAASAGVAPAGFSNWPGPGPAATAAATAALLPQPGFAAPRPGPSALWPPPSHLGGHYH; encoded by the exons ATGGCTGCAGAGGGCAGACTCCTGGCACTGGGCCTCATCTTTAGCCAGCACCCCTCCTTAGCCTGCCCCTCCAGAGCCAGGAAGCCCTACAACTACCAAGAGACTCTAGTCCACCTGGAAACCATGTTGAAGGAGACCTTCCTGCCTGG AGTCAAGGAGGCGGAAAAGAATCGTGCTCCCGGCCTCTGTCAGAGCGCTCGGCCCCGGCCCATCCCCCGCGCGTCTCCCGGGCTGCGGGGCGCTGGGGACTGCCGG CTGGGAGCATCTCTCCCGGACCCCCATCCCCC CCACACCCGGGCTGCCCCCTCCCGCCAGGCCCCACCGGACCCGGCGCTGTCTTCTTTTCCCAGTCACCCACTGTAGCCTCGGGCGGAGATCGGTGCCCCGGAGCGCAAAGCCTGACGTGCTCCCCCAATCGCTCCCTCCCTa ccctccccacttcccaccGCCCAGTCCCCGGCGGCGATGAGACAGAGCGGCG TCCAGCCCCTGTTGATCAACATGTACCTGCCAG ATCCCGTCGGAGAGGGTCTTCTTTTCAAGGAAGGGAAGAGCCCAGGTTGGGGGTCTCTGAGCCCCGCGGTGCAAGAAAG GCAGCGGGCAGATCCAGCGTGGCAGTAGTTTCTGCTGGAGCTGCTGGCCGACC CGAACGCCGGCTGCATCGCGTGGGAGGGG GGCCACGGCGAGTTCAGGCTCACCGAACCCGGACGAGGGGTGGCGCGGC GGGGCGAGCTCAAGAGCAAGCCCAACATGAACTACG AGCTGAGCCGCGCGCTGCGCTACTACTACgaa aaaaaaatcatgagcaaGGTGCACGGCAAGCGCTACGCCTACCGCTTCGACttccagggcctggcacaggccTGTCAGCCGCCCCGCACGCGCACGCCCATGCCGCGGCCgcgggccgccgccgccgccgctgcccaGGACGGCGCG CTCTACAAGCTGCCCGCCGGCCTCGCCCCGCTGC TTCCCGGCCTCTCCAAACTCAACCTCATGGCCGCCTCGGCCGGCGTCGCGCCCGCCGGCTTCTCC AACTGGCCCGGCCCGGGCCCCGCCGCCACCGCTGCCGCCACAGCCGCACTTCTACCCCAGCCCGGGTTTGCAGCCCCCCGCCCGGGCCCTT